From the Candidatus Sericytochromatia bacterium genome, one window contains:
- a CDS encoding menaquinone biosynthesis protein codes for MSQIRVGELAYVSGWPIQAPLRRGLPEQPPLTFRAGRPGELDAWMAAGELDVAPVSTFEYLARRDFYRLVPNLSISAWGRLGSAILFSKRSFAQLSGAAIAVPEFGATSNQLVRGLLHRLFGVEATFEARDGSLADLLTHYDAALLIGDAAILAGRAESGLHRLDLGQAWWQMTHTPLVTSLWVTRWDLATEMSERLSALFLQAKADGLGNLAHWSAEAAARLGVPAAELEGYFSLLSYDYSPVHEQGIRLLEEEWREGDRPHSSPRIS; via the coding sequence GTGTCGCAAATCCGGGTCGGTGAACTCGCTTATGTCAGCGGATGGCCCATCCAGGCCCCGCTGCGGCGAGGCTTGCCGGAACAGCCGCCGCTCACCTTTCGTGCAGGCCGCCCGGGGGAGCTGGACGCCTGGATGGCGGCAGGTGAGCTGGATGTGGCGCCCGTTTCCACGTTTGAATACCTGGCACGACGCGACTTTTATCGCCTGGTTCCGAACCTCTCCATCAGCGCCTGGGGGCGTTTGGGCAGTGCCATCCTGTTCAGCAAGCGCTCTTTCGCCCAGCTCTCTGGTGCGGCGATCGCCGTGCCGGAATTCGGCGCAACGTCCAACCAGCTCGTGCGAGGCTTGCTGCATCGCTTGTTCGGCGTGGAGGCGACCTTCGAGGCCCGGGACGGTTCCTTGGCGGACCTTCTGACGCATTACGATGCGGCGCTGCTGATCGGCGATGCTGCCATTCTGGCCGGCCGAGCCGAGAGCGGCCTGCATCGCCTGGACCTCGGGCAAGCCTGGTGGCAGATGACGCATACCCCGCTGGTGACCAGCCTGTGGGTGACGCGGTGGGATCTCGCGACTGAGATGTCAGAGCGTTTGAGCGCGCTTTTCCTTCAGGCCAAGGCGGACGGCCTCGGAAATCTGGCGCACTGGTCGGCGGAGGCAGCCGCGCGGCTGGGCGTTCCGGCTGCGGAGCTCGAGGGCTATTTTTCGCTGCTCAGCTACGACTATTCCCCGGTCCACGAGCAGGGCATTCGCCTGCTCGAGGAGGAATGGAGAGAGGGCGATCGCCCTCACTCCTCGCCGCGAATTTCCTGA